One Kitasatospora sp. NBC_01287 DNA window includes the following coding sequences:
- a CDS encoding ABC-F family ATP-binding cassette domain-containing protein, with protein sequence MGHVEISHLEYYLPDGRVLFDDASFRVGEGSAVALVGANGAGKTTLLRMIAGDTQPHGGTVTVTGGLGVMRQFVGTTGREDPRDAEERSGPGALPPDASVRDLLVSVAPQRIAVAAKAVDAAELAMMAQDDEKSQMGYAQALSDWADAGGYDYETDWDVCTMAALGMPFDRAQFRGLNTLSGGEQKRLVLECLLRGPEEVLLLDEPDNYLDVPGKRWLEEAIKASPKTVLYISHDRELLSRTADKIISVESGFGGGGSSVWVHGGGFDSFHEARKERFARFEELGRRWDEEHAKLKKLVVNLRQAASVSHALATRYAAAQTRLKKFEEAGRPEEPPREQNITMRLKGGRTGVRALTIEGLELTGLMRPFDLEVYYGQRVAVLGSNGSGKSHFLRLLAGDATVRHTGGFKLGARVVPGHFRQTHAHPELLGRTVRSIIEQEHALSRGAAMGALRRYELDKQEEQKFESLSGGQQARLMILKLELSGVTALLLDEPTDNLDLDSAEALQEGLEAFDGTVLCVTHDRWFAKTFDRFLVFGADGRVYEAPEPVWDEARVRRER encoded by the coding sequence ATGGGACACGTCGAGATTTCACATCTGGAGTACTACCTGCCGGACGGGCGGGTGCTGTTCGACGACGCGTCCTTCCGGGTCGGAGAGGGCTCCGCGGTCGCCCTGGTGGGTGCCAACGGCGCCGGAAAGACCACGCTGCTCCGGATGATCGCCGGGGACACCCAGCCGCACGGCGGGACGGTGACGGTGACCGGCGGGCTCGGCGTGATGCGCCAGTTCGTCGGCACCACCGGGCGTGAGGACCCGCGGGACGCCGAGGAGCGTTCCGGGCCGGGGGCGCTGCCGCCGGACGCCTCGGTGCGGGACCTGTTGGTCTCGGTCGCCCCGCAGCGGATCGCGGTGGCCGCCAAGGCGGTGGACGCGGCCGAACTGGCGATGATGGCGCAGGACGACGAGAAGTCGCAGATGGGCTACGCCCAGGCGCTCTCCGACTGGGCCGATGCCGGCGGTTACGACTACGAGACCGACTGGGACGTCTGCACCATGGCGGCCCTGGGGATGCCCTTCGACCGGGCCCAGTTCCGCGGCCTGAACACCCTCTCCGGCGGTGAGCAGAAGCGGCTGGTGCTGGAGTGCCTGCTGCGCGGCCCCGAGGAGGTGCTGCTGCTCGACGAGCCGGACAACTACCTCGACGTGCCGGGCAAGCGCTGGCTGGAGGAGGCCATCAAGGCCAGCCCCAAGACGGTGCTCTACATCTCGCACGACCGCGAGCTGCTCTCCCGGACCGCGGACAAGATCATCAGTGTCGAGTCGGGCTTCGGCGGTGGTGGCAGCAGCGTGTGGGTGCACGGCGGCGGCTTCGACTCCTTCCACGAGGCCCGCAAGGAGCGCTTCGCCCGCTTCGAGGAGCTCGGCCGCCGCTGGGACGAGGAGCACGCCAAGCTGAAGAAGCTGGTGGTCAACCTGCGCCAGGCGGCTTCGGTCAGCCACGCGCTGGCCACCCGCTACGCGGCCGCGCAGACCCGGCTGAAGAAGTTCGAGGAGGCCGGCCGGCCTGAGGAGCCGCCGCGCGAGCAGAACATCACCATGCGGCTCAAGGGCGGCCGCACCGGCGTGCGGGCGCTCACCATCGAGGGCCTGGAACTGACCGGCCTGATGCGGCCCTTCGACCTGGAGGTCTACTACGGCCAGCGGGTCGCGGTGCTCGGCTCCAACGGGTCCGGCAAGTCGCACTTCCTGCGGCTGCTGGCCGGCGACGCGACGGTGCGGCACACCGGGGGCTTCAAGCTCGGTGCCCGGGTGGTGCCGGGCCACTTCCGCCAGACCCACGCCCACCCCGAACTGCTCGGCCGCACGGTGCGCTCGATCATCGAGCAGGAGCACGCGCTCAGCCGGGGCGCCGCGATGGGGGCGCTGCGCCGCTACGAGCTGGACAAGCAGGAGGAGCAGAAGTTCGAGTCGCTCTCCGGCGGCCAGCAGGCCCGGTTGATGATCCTCAAGCTGGAGCTCTCCGGCGTCACCGCGCTGCTGCTCGACGAGCCGACCGACAACCTCGACCTCGACAGCGCCGAGGCGCTGCAGGAGGGGCTGGAGGCCTTCGACGGCACGGTGCTCTGCGTCACGCACGACCGCTGGTTCGCCAAGACCTTCGACCGCTTCCTGGTCTTCGGCGCCGACGGGCGGGTCTACGAGGCGCCGGAGCCGGTCTGGGACGAGGCCCGGGTGCGCCGCGAGCGCTGA